From the Pseudomonas sp. VD-NE ins genome, the window CAGTTCGGCAATCCGCCCTTGTTCATTGGTGGTGCCCTGAGCCAGTGGCTGCCAGTTCTGGCCAACGTGTTTTTCCAGCGTCACGTTGATGCCTGGCGAAGGCAGGCCGTTTTCCAGATTGAGCACGTGCACGCTCAAGGGGTTGCCAGCAGCCAGCGCCAGGCTTGAAAAAGCACTCAGGCCGAGCGCGGCGAAGGTCATGCGCAAAGTATTCATGGATGCATCTCCTTATTGGGAACGGGTGATGGCCAGACCGGTTTTCTCGGCAGCCTTGATTGCACAGTTTTCGTCTTGCTCGCCGCCGCCGGAGCCGGCCACGCCCATGGCGCCCACCAGTTCAGTGCCGAGGAACAGCGGGATCCCGCCGCCAAGCAGCAGCAATTCATCGAGGGTGTTGAGGTTGGCGGTTTCCGGGTTGCTGCGAGCGCGTTCGGCGAACAATCGGGTCGCGGTTTTGGTCGACAGCGCGGTGTAAGCCTTGCGCTGGCTGGCAACAGTGTTGTGCGGGCCTACGCCATCGCCACGCAGGGTCACTAGCAGATTGCCGCCCCGATCAAGCACCGACACCGTGCCGGTGCAATTGGCCAATGCTGTGTCGGCGAGCAGGCGTGCGGTTTTCAGGTCGAGGTCGGCGTGACGTGGCAGTTCAGGACTGGCGACAGCGCCGCCACTGAGGCCGATCATCAGGCTTGCAACGAGGAATTTGACGGTCATGGACAGGCTCCAGAATCTGAGGTCGTCACCTTAATCGCCGGTCTTGGTCAGAACCTCGTCAGTCTGATTACAAGTTTGTAATGGGCAACGCCGCCGAAGGCGCCTAGCCTGTGTGCCTGTCAATCGAGGTGTGCCATGCGTTTGCTGGTCGTAGAAGATGAAGCCAAAACCGCGAATTTCCTCGCCAAAGGCCTGGGCGAGTCGGGTTTTGCCGTGGACGTGGCGCTCAATGGCCTCGATGGTCGCTACTTTATCGAGCAGCAGGAATACGACCTGATCATCCTCGATGTAATGCTCCCCGGGCTCAACGGCTGGCAATTGCTGCAACTGATCCGCCAGCGCGGCGCCACGCCGGTGCTGTTTCTCACCGCCAAGGACGCCATCGAAGACCGCGTGCGCGGCCTCGAACTGGGCGCCGACGATTACTTGCTCAAACCCTTCGCCTTCGCTGAACTGCTCGCGCGGGTGCGCACGTTGTTGCGACGCGGGCCGATGCGCGAAGCCGAGTCGTACAGCATCGCCGACCTGGAAATCGACGTGCTGCGCCGCCGCGTCAGTCGTGGTGGTCAGCGCATCGCCCTGACCAATAAGGAGTTCGCCCTGCTGCAATTGCTCGCCAGTCGCCAGGGTGAAGTGCTGTCGCGCACCTTGATTGCCTCGCAGGTGTGGAACCTGAATTTCGACAGCGACACCAACATGGTCGAAGTCGCGGTGCGCCGTTTGCGCTCCAAAGTCGATGATCCCTACATGCCGAAACTGATCCACACCGTGCGCGGTGTCGGTTATCAACTGGAAGCCCCCGACGATGCGCTCTAGGTCGATCGCCTGGCGCCTGGCGCTGGCGTTCGCATTGGTCTGCGCTTTGGTGTTGAGTGCTATCGGCGTATTTCTTTACCGCTCGCTGGCCTCGGAAATCGCCTACCGCGACGACCTCGCATTGCTTGGACGACTGGAGCAAGTGCGCGCCTTGCTCGCCGACAGCGACAGCCTCGACGCCTTGCAGGCACGGCCGCGGCTGTATCAGAACATGCTCGGTAATCTCGACAGCCTGTTGCTGGTGCGCCGCGCCGATGGCTCCAGTGTGATCGCCATCAACCCACGTCAACGCGAGTTGCCCGCGCTGAACGCGATCCCCCGCGAGCAAACACCGCAGCGCCCCGATGTGCTCACCTGGCAAGCACCGGACGGTGTCGAATTGGCGTTGTTGTCCGGCGAAGCGCAAGGGCCGAATGGCGAGCCGCTGACGGTCCTCGCCGGTAAAGTGCTGAGTGAGCGCGAGCAGATGCTCGGCAGCTATCGCATGCGCTTGTACCTGTCGATTGGCCTCGGTGCGTTGCTCGCCTTTGCCCTGGGCTTGCTGTTGCTGCGCCGGGGCCTGCGAC encodes:
- a CDS encoding heavy metal response regulator transcription factor, producing MRLLVVEDEAKTANFLAKGLGESGFAVDVALNGLDGRYFIEQQEYDLIILDVMLPGLNGWQLLQLIRQRGATPVLFLTAKDAIEDRVRGLELGADDYLLKPFAFAELLARVRTLLRRGPMREAESYSIADLEIDVLRRRVSRGGQRIALTNKEFALLQLLASRQGEVLSRTLIASQVWNLNFDSDTNMVEVAVRRLRSKVDDPYMPKLIHTVRGVGYQLEAPDDAL
- the uraH gene encoding hydroxyisourate hydrolase, whose amino-acid sequence is MNTLRMTFAALGLSAFSSLALAAGNPLSVHVLNLENGLPSPGINVTLEKHVGQNWQPLAQGTTNEQGRIAELFPAKQPFEAGEYRVVFKTGEYFKKIKHDTFFPEIPVIFEVKQTDQHYHIPLLLSPYGFSTYRGS
- a CDS encoding heme-binding protein: MTVKFLVASLMIGLSGGAVASPELPRHADLDLKTARLLADTALANCTGTVSVLDRGGNLLVTLRGDGVGPHNTVASQRKAYTALSTKTATRLFAERARSNPETANLNTLDELLLLGGGIPLFLGTELVGAMGVAGSGGGEQDENCAIKAAEKTGLAITRSQ